A genome region from Euphorbia lathyris chromosome 4, ddEupLath1.1, whole genome shotgun sequence includes the following:
- the LOC136225742 gene encoding NADP-dependent malic enzyme-like isoform X2, whose product MCRMLTTDSQEVILCVDTKTAKEEEAEDDDDMFEDFANHNAFDLLEKHSKSRLVFNDDTQCLLRLDLFCRRMLISNMFFY is encoded by the exons ATGTGTAGAATGTTGACAACTGATAGTCAAG AGGTTATCCTATGTGTGGATACAAAAACTGCaaaggaagaagaagctgaagATGACGATGATATG TTTGAGGATTTTGCAAATCATAATGCCTTTGATCTTCTGGAAAAACACAGCAAGTCTCGTCTCGTTTTTAATGATGATACACAA TGTTTGTTGAGGCTGGACTTGTTCTGCAGAAGGATGCTAATAAGtaacatgtttttttattaa
- the LOC136225742 gene encoding DUF21 domain-containing protein At4g14230-like isoform X1 has protein sequence MTHISKTFAIDINAKLDKELMSMILENGHSRVPVYYEQPTNIIGLVLRLSYVWIQKLQRKKKLKMTMICLRILQIIMPLIFWKNTASLVSFLMMIHNVC, from the exons ATGACTCATATTTCTAAAACTTTTGCCATTGATATTAATGCCAAACTTGACAA GGAGTTGATGAGTATGATATTGGAGAATGGGCATAGCAGAGTACCCGTTTATTATGAGCAACCTACAAATATAATTGGACTTGTTCTG AGGTTATCCTATGTGTGGATACAAAAACTGCaaaggaagaagaagctgaagATGACGATGATATG TTTGAGGATTTTGCAAATCATAATGCCTTTGATCTTCTGGAAAAACACAGCAAGTCTCGTCTCGTTTTTAATGATGATACACAA TGTTTGTTGA